One stretch of Macrotis lagotis isolate mMagLag1 chromosome 7, bilby.v1.9.chrom.fasta, whole genome shotgun sequence DNA includes these proteins:
- the SMCO3 gene encoding single-pass membrane and coiled-coil domain-containing protein 3 → MTQRDFFYPENSKRRQELNNLHQQLLNCLSDSVDATNELSGVLNTHLACRLEPIEMKRNGTIKENCDIIIKSMKKIQKEVQRVDDVLKEKLEPTLYRKLQDIRERETEKIAIVQKVISVILGEATSTASTVAVKLICSNVTTVVINKLVTVLAQIGASLLGGIGVAVLRLGLDMILHAILGAVERNQLQAAIKSYEEHLVEFKSASEKYHHAIKEVTKTLKCRSK, encoded by the coding sequence ATGACTCAGAGGGACTTTTTCTACCCAGAGAACTCAAAGAGGAGACAAGAACTGAACAACCTCCACCAACAACTGCTTAATTGCTTATCAGACAGTGTTGATGCCACTAATGAATTGAGTGGGGTTCTGAATACCCATTTGGCCTGCAGGTTGGAAcccatagaaatgaaaagaaatggtaCCATTAAGGAAAACTGTGACATCATCATAAAATCCATGAAGAAGATCCAAAAAGAAGTACAAAGAGTTGATGAtgtcctgaaagaaaaattggagcCAACATTGTATAGGAAACTGCAGGatatcagagaaagagaaacagaaaaaattgcAATTGTGCAAAAGGTTATTTCAGTCATCCTGGGAGAAGCCACTTCCACTGCCAGTACAGTAGCTGTAAAACTCATCTGCTCAAATGTTACCACTGTTGTCATTAACAAATTAGTCACTGTGTTAGCCCAAATTGGTGCATCTCTGCTTGGTGGTATTGGGGTTGCAGTTCTCAGACTTGGACTCGATATGATCCTCCATGCTATACTAGGGGCAGTGGAGAGAAACCAGCTTCAAGCAGCAATTAAAAGTTATGAGGAACACCTGGTGGAGTTTAAATCTGCCTCAGAAAAATACCATCATGCCATAAAGGAGGTCACCAAGACTCTGAAATGCAGGTCGAAATAA